From the Candidatus Latescibacter sp. genome, one window contains:
- a CDS encoding methyltransferase domain-containing protein, whose amino-acid sequence MAEHVCPVWAGYFLLSPLRKLIQNPQTILSPYIREGMTVLDYGCAMGFFSIPLARMAGAGGKIICVDIQEKMLGILEKRARKAGVAARIETRLCNLPASCLHDLAGKIDFALAFAVVHEVPDPSGLFAVLSTAMKPSGRLLVAEPKGHVSEKEFDSTVGKAREQGFTVTETPRVPRCRAVLLEKEGKDCLNH is encoded by the coding sequence ATGGCCGAACATGTATGCCCGGTCTGGGCCGGGTATTTTCTTCTCAGTCCGCTGCGAAAACTCATCCAGAATCCGCAAACAATCTTATCCCCTTATATCAGGGAAGGGATGACCGTGCTGGATTACGGGTGCGCAATGGGTTTTTTCAGTATTCCTCTGGCCCGGATGGCCGGGGCGGGCGGTAAAATCATATGTGTCGATATTCAGGAGAAAATGCTCGGGATTCTCGAAAAACGCGCACGGAAAGCCGGAGTAGCCGCCCGTATAGAGACTCGCCTGTGTAACCTGCCTGCGTCTTGTTTGCACGACCTCGCAGGGAAGATTGATTTTGCTCTGGCGTTTGCGGTTGTCCATGAAGTCCCCGATCCATCCGGTCTCTTTGCGGTACTTTCCACAGCGATGAAACCATCGGGAAGACTTTTAGTGGCGGAACCAAAAGGGCATGTTTCAGAAAAGGAATTTGACAGTACGGTCGGCAAGGCAAGAGAACAGGGGTTTACCGTAACGGAGACTCCTCGTGTTCCACGGTGCCGGGCGGTTTTGCTGGAAAAAGAGGGAAAAGATTGTCTGAACCACTGA